TTCACTTACATTTTTATTCTCGTATTGTCCTTCAAACAGTTCTGTATACCATTTATTCGCTTCTGTTAATTTTCCGTTGAAATAGTACGCATCAGCTAAATTTTGTAAAATAGAACTATTGATATAGCCCTTTTCCGCCATACGTTCATAGATTTCAATAGCGTCGATATAGGCCGTTCGATCAAAATTCTTATCGGCTTGTTTTTCTTTTCTAATCTGACCATAGCCTAAGTTTCCAAGACTTAAACTAAGTGTCAATAGACCAACTTGTATGATTTGTTTTACCATAATACTTTCTTTTAGAAGAACCTCGGCGCAGCAACGCGCTTGTAGCTGTTAAACAAACTAAAACGCATAAATATTTCGTGTGAGCCTGAATTATATCGAGCTAACTTACTCGTTTCAGCATCATAACTGTATCCGACAAAAATATTCTCAGACACCTGAAATCCAACGAGCCCACTTACTGCAGCGTCCCAACGATATGCCGCCCCAAGGGTAAACTTATCTAAGAACATAAAGTTGGCACTGACATCCATTTGCAAGGGTGAACCTTGTTCCATTTTCACCATTGCAGCTGGTTTGAATTTCAAGTTAGGATTCAAGTCAAAAACATAACCTCCTGTTAGATACATATGCATTTTTTGGCGAAGTGTTCTCACCTCGTTATCATCATAGCGCGATCTCGTTAAGAGATGAGGCGCTGACAATCCGACATAAGCCTTATCGGAATACAAGAATAACCCTGCTCCAATATTAGGCGAAAATTCGTTTTTAATATCATCTTCCGCTACAGGATCCGTTGGATTGTAAATATGTAATTTACTGTAATTTACATCCAGTAAGTTCGCGGATCCCTTTAAACCAAAGGCCAATTTATATTGGTGATTCAAGTCAATCGCATAGGATAAATCAACGGACAACGTATTATCATCCATAACTCCCAAATGATCATTGACAAAATTTACTCCCAATCCCAATCCTGAATCCCCCAAGGGAGTATTAACAGAGAGGGTGGCTGTTTTCGGCGCACCTTCTAGTCCTACCCATTGCGTGCGATACAATCCGAATATCTGTAGTCCTTCTCTGCTTCCTGCATAAGCAGGGTTAATGTTAGAATGATTATACATGTATTGGGTATATTGTGGATCTTGCTGTGCATACGTTTGCGTTATACCAACCAAACCTAAGCTTAGAAGAAATACGGTACGTGTTGTCTTTTTTAGTCTCATGTTTTTGTGGTTTAATTGGTCTCTAAATGTAAGTTAGCCGCTTTCTTAATCATGCGACTACCATTTGCATCGGTATGTTCGTATGTCACAATATAGTAGTACGTTCCGCTTGGTAATTTTTTCTTTTTATCGACTGTAATTTTACCTTCTGAATATCCATTAAATACATTCATACTTCCATCTCCATTTGGATCATATCCCGTTGTTTCATATACTTTCACTCCCCAACGGTTGTAAATTTCCACTCGATTATTCGGATATTTACGGATGTTATCTATGATGAAATAATCATTTTTACCATCCCCATCAGGTGTTACTAAGTTATAAATGACTATATCTCCTTCTAAAATCCAATCGTCTTTTACCGTTCCTAAAGTGAAGTATCCATAATTTTTAATTTTTGCTGGTGTAGAAACGGTCTGCGTTGACATATCTACTACTCCGCCTTCATCTACCCAGAGCTGTTGCTTTTCATCCCAACGAAGAATATGAAGCTCTCGTTCCACATCGGTCAATATAGAAGGTAAGGTGGTACGTTCATCCCAGCTTAAGCTCAAAATAACCGTTTCTACCTCTTTGGACTTCCCTTCTAATTTCCAATATTCTCTGTTGTTTACCTCTTTCACAACACCTGTCGCGGTTTTATGCGTTTCAAAGAACGCTGTATCATTGAATCGATATTCCGCTACAACAGCATCTGTGTTGCTCTTAGGCGCGCTAATGATTGCTTGTCGAAAATACGTTTGATCTCCAATGGGGAATTCAAATCGTTCATTGCCTATTTTCTCAACCTTTCCTTCTGCATGTGAACGATCACTTGCACTAGAAGCAATTGCGCCTTCATGGAACGTCAACATACCGTAAGATCCTTCTGTTATAGGATTAAACGATTCATCTACTTTTACAATTCCCTCTTTAAACTCCAGTGTACCAAAAACATCCATGTTATTTTTAAGGTCAAAAGCAACCTCTGGTTTACTGTTATCTAATTCGACATTATAAAATTGAGAGAATGCATTACCACTAATCAGTTGAACCCCTTCTTCGCCTTCATATCGCTTAAAAACGGCTTTACTGTTATTCGTAGCTCTACTTTTGCTGCCACTATAACCATAGTGACCATCGTTATTAAAATTTCGAAAAAAGTAGACTGTTCCATCGTTAATTACTTTGCCTTCCGCTGTATTGGTAAAGTCAAAACGAGTAGCGAGTGTTTCATCAGATGCCACAAACATTACTCCTGTGTTGACCATTACCTGTTGCGCTGTATTTTGGGCTTGAACTATACCTCCTGCCAAAAGG
The window above is part of the Myroides odoratus DSM 2801 genome. Proteins encoded here:
- a CDS encoding PorP/SprF family type IX secretion system membrane protein — its product is MRLKKTTRTVFLLSLGLVGITQTYAQQDPQYTQYMYNHSNINPAYAGSREGLQIFGLYRTQWVGLEGAPKTATLSVNTPLGDSGLGLGVNFVNDHLGVMDDNTLSVDLSYAIDLNHQYKLAFGLKGSANLLDVNYSKLHIYNPTDPVAEDDIKNEFSPNIGAGLFLYSDKAYVGLSAPHLLTRSRYDDNEVRTLRQKMHMYLTGGYVFDLNPNLKFKPAAMVKMEQGSPLQMDVSANFMFLDKFTLGAAYRWDAAVSGLVGFQVSENIFVGYSYDAETSKLARYNSGSHEIFMRFSLFNSYKRVAAPRFF
- a CDS encoding gliding motility-associated C-terminal domain-containing protein gives rise to the protein MKKTKYTIGLALGLLAGGIVQAQNTAQQVMVNTGVMFVASDETLATRFDFTNTAEGKVINDGTVYFFRNFNNDGHYGYSGSKSRATNNSKAVFKRYEGEEGVQLISGNAFSQFYNVELDNSKPEVAFDLKNNMDVFGTLEFKEGIVKVDESFNPITEGSYGMLTFHEGAIASSASDRSHAEGKVEKIGNERFEFPIGDQTYFRQAIISAPKSNTDAVVAEYRFNDTAFFETHKTATGVVKEVNNREYWKLEGKSKEVETVILSLSWDERTTLPSILTDVERELHILRWDEKQQLWVDEGGVVDMSTQTVSTPAKIKNYGYFTLGTVKDDWILEGDIVIYNLVTPDGDGKNDYFIIDNIRKYPNNRVEIYNRWGVKVYETTGYDPNGDGSMNVFNGYSEGKITVDKKKKLPSGTYYYIVTYEHTDANGSRMIKKAANLHLETN